The following proteins come from a genomic window of Amaranthus tricolor cultivar Red isolate AtriRed21 chromosome 14, ASM2621246v1, whole genome shotgun sequence:
- the LOC130800089 gene encoding dof zinc finger protein DOF5.4-like has protein sequence MQDVQQINGVVGGRVLLKHLQQQTHLQQHLQEQQQQQQALKCPRCDSINTKFCYYNNYNLSQPRHFCKNCRRYWTKGGVLRNVPVGGGCRKSKRSSANKQKSSSSSCSTTVDSMNSVKRVSQNSANNSSSESSINNNTTANNTVVGGGVGGLFQIPQAENFGMNSDLDNDLFSAEIGGFIGLISENNNNKNNINDDIKNNSEGFSVVDDGNGSVDVNGNGSVCEAATASFSEFLQNQGVQEWDMGKICGVHQEENQKIDFIDSTVRIEDLLQNRGSNVGLASLDWHLTADNNQSLFDAPDNSTIDHQAYWNQSTTATHHHDSQWSDSTISHLPLFLP, from the coding sequence ATGCAAGACGTACAACAAATTAATGGTGTTGTTGGTGGCAGGGTGTTGCTAAAACATTTACAACAACAAACTCATTTACAACAACATCttcaagaacaacaacaacaacaacaggcGTTGAAATGTCCTCGGTGTGATTCTATAAACACCAAATTCTGTTATTATAACAACTATAATCTCTCACAACCTCGCCATTTTTGTAAGAATTGTCGGCGGTATTGGACTAAAGGCGGTGTTCTTCGTAACGTACCTGTCGGTGGTGGTTGCCGGAAATCTAAACGTTCGTCGGCTAACAAACAaaaatcatcttcttcttcttgttctactACTGTTGATAGTATGAATTCTGTCAAGAGAGTTTCTCAGAATTCTGCTAATAATTCTAGTAGCGAAAGTTCTATTAACAATAACACCACCGCGAATAACACCGTTGTTGGTGGTGGTGTTGGTGGATTGTTTCAGATTCCGCAAGCGGAGAATTTCGGAATGAATTCTGATTTAGATAATGATTTGTTTTCTGCTGAGATTGGAGGATTTATTGGtttaatttctgaaaataataataataaaaataatattaatgatgatATTAAGAATAATTCTGAGGGTTTTAGTGTTGTTGATGATGGAAATGGGAGTGTGGATGTGAATGGAAATGGAAGTGTTTGTGAGGCGGCAACGGCGTCGTTTAGTGAGTTTCTGCAGAATCAGGGAGTTCAGGAGTGGGATATGGGGAAGATTTGTGGGGTCCATCAAGAAGAAAATCAGAAGATTGATTTTATTGATTCAACGGTTAGGATTGAGGATTTGTTACAGAATAGGGGAAGTAATGTGGGGCTTGCTTCACTAGATTGGCATCTAACGGCTGATAATAATCAAAGTTTGTTTGATGCTCCTGATAATTCTACTATTGATCATCAAGCTTATTGGAATCAATCAACGACTGCTACTCATCATCATGATTCTCAATGGTCTGATTCTACTATTAGTCATCTTCCTCTCTTTCTTCCTtga